A genomic segment from Micromonospora echinaurantiaca encodes:
- a CDS encoding helix-turn-helix domain-containing protein: MLLDHLRIPDDLWSHENMRTALGTRDIGAVFRLLARHTGASQTRIGAAVGLEQGYISRIIAGRKVTSIDVLERIADGCGMPDEARMTLGLAPRRQAYRPVMASRPPGGQSDVPANRSWHDDVRAAAQLWKGDVNRRDMLRQAAFGSAGYTLPALRWFTAATPQPVAQEGRRTVGQPDIDTIREVTATYRRLDNQYGGGHARDNVVRYLHHEVTPLVTEGRYEPATGSRLLAAVAELTQLAGWQAYDMAEHGRAQRYLTHALDLARAADDAGLGAEILAAMSHQVTYLGHTAAGVDLARAARQTAQRAGLTVLTAEALVMEAHAHAAARDERACATALHRAEQALDRADRSSDPQWLGYFDEAYLSAKFGHCFHALGQHQQAERFAVRSLRMDERYVRGKAFNLALLATIHARRGEADRASAIGAQALTLTTQLRSARAVRYLRDLQTHLTAHRHRPAVRHFITRVDAALGRRR; the protein is encoded by the coding sequence GTGCTGCTCGATCATCTTCGGATCCCCGACGACCTCTGGTCGCACGAGAACATGCGCACCGCACTCGGTACCCGCGACATCGGTGCTGTGTTCCGGCTGCTCGCCCGGCACACCGGCGCGAGCCAGACCCGCATCGGGGCAGCTGTCGGGCTGGAGCAGGGCTACATCAGTCGAATCATCGCCGGCCGGAAGGTCACCTCCATCGACGTGCTGGAGCGCATCGCCGACGGGTGCGGCATGCCTGACGAGGCCCGGATGACCCTAGGCCTAGCACCGCGCCGACAGGCATATCGCCCAGTCATGGCCAGCCGTCCGCCTGGCGGGCAGAGTGACGTGCCGGCCAACCGGTCCTGGCATGATGACGTCCGAGCCGCCGCGCAGCTATGGAAAGGCGACGTGAACCGTCGAGACATGCTTCGTCAGGCCGCGTTCGGCTCGGCCGGGTACACGCTGCCGGCCCTACGCTGGTTCACCGCCGCCACTCCGCAACCCGTAGCACAGGAGGGACGCCGGACGGTCGGTCAACCCGACATTGACACGATCCGCGAGGTGACCGCCACCTACCGGCGGCTTGACAACCAGTACGGCGGCGGCCACGCCCGCGACAACGTCGTCCGATATCTCCACCACGAGGTCACTCCGCTGGTGACCGAGGGCCGCTACGAGCCGGCGACCGGCAGCAGGCTATTGGCAGCCGTCGCCGAGCTGACGCAGCTCGCCGGCTGGCAGGCGTACGACATGGCCGAACATGGCCGCGCCCAGCGCTACCTCACTCACGCTCTCGATCTGGCCCGAGCTGCCGACGATGCCGGCCTGGGTGCCGAAATCCTCGCGGCGATGAGCCACCAAGTCACCTACCTGGGCCACACCGCCGCCGGCGTCGACCTCGCCCGCGCCGCCCGACAGACGGCACAGCGCGCCGGACTCACCGTGCTGACCGCCGAGGCACTGGTCATGGAAGCCCACGCCCACGCCGCCGCTCGCGACGAACGCGCCTGCGCCACCGCACTGCACCGGGCAGAACAAGCCCTCGACAGGGCCGACCGCAGCAGCGACCCACAGTGGCTCGGCTACTTCGATGAGGCGTACCTGTCAGCCAAGTTCGGCCACTGCTTCCACGCCCTCGGCCAACACCAACAGGCCGAGCGGTTTGCTGTCCGCTCCCTGCGCATGGACGAACGATACGTACGCGGCAAAGCGTTCAACCTCGCCCTTCTCGCCACGATCCACGCTCGCCGCGGCGAGGCCGATCGGGCCAGCGCCATCGGCGCGCAGGCCCTCACCCTGACCACACAGCTACGGTCAGCCCGAGCCGTCCGCTACCTACGCGATTTGCAAACACACCTCACCGCACACCGCCACCGACCCGCAGTACGACACTTCATCACGCGCGTTGACGCGGCCCTCGGTCGACGCCGCTGA
- a CDS encoding NUDIX hydrolase, with translation MAEEQVTESTRWTIHRERVVDGSRRARLSIADVELPDGVRFEQYVIRAPRSAMVAVLDDQERLLLMRRHRFVFDRWVWELPGGYVDGEEQPAKCAVREVEEETGWRPGAVVPLLSFQPWVATADAENLLFLARKAEYIGAPVDVNEAERVAWIPLEEARRLVSRGEIVGAGTVIAVLELVARKARGEL, from the coding sequence GTGGCGGAGGAGCAGGTTACTGAGTCGACGCGGTGGACGATCCATCGTGAGCGGGTGGTGGACGGCAGCCGGCGGGCCCGGTTGAGCATCGCCGATGTGGAACTGCCGGACGGGGTCCGCTTCGAGCAGTACGTGATCCGGGCGCCCCGGTCGGCCATGGTGGCCGTGCTTGACGATCAGGAGCGCCTGTTGCTGATGCGACGGCACCGGTTCGTGTTCGATCGGTGGGTGTGGGAGCTGCCGGGCGGCTACGTCGATGGCGAGGAGCAGCCGGCGAAGTGTGCGGTCCGGGAGGTTGAGGAGGAGACCGGTTGGCGTCCGGGTGCAGTCGTGCCGTTGCTGTCGTTCCAGCCGTGGGTGGCGACCGCGGACGCGGAGAATCTGTTGTTCCTTGCCCGGAAAGCGGAGTACATCGGTGCTCCGGTGGATGTCAACGAGGCCGAGCGGGTGGCCTGGATCCCGCTGGAGGAGGCGCGACGTCTGGTCTCCAGGGGAGAGATCGTGGGCGCCGGCACGGTGATCGCGGTGTTGGAACTGGTCGCACGCAAGGCCCGGGGCGAGCTGTAG
- a CDS encoding ATP-grasp domain-containing protein, translating to MMLLVPADVLRPRRPDEHFADEAEAARQAGIGVAVIDHDAFVRGQADGTAVGRVPEGADAVYRGWMLRSEQYAALVRAVAGRGVSLRTSPEQYRRAHELPGWYSAIEGHTPESVWTSGDDRRDFLQACTALGAGPAVLRDYSKSMKHYWHKASFIPDVADRDAAWRVASRFRQLRGDDYAGGFVLRRFESFVGAEVRTWWVEGSCRLVTAHPDTPEHQPAAEFDLTAVEASVRALDLPFVTADFALRDDGRWRIVEIGDGQVSDRPRSTPAAELIAALNIEDR from the coding sequence ATGATGTTGTTGGTGCCCGCCGATGTGTTGCGTCCCCGCCGCCCGGACGAGCACTTCGCCGACGAGGCCGAAGCGGCCCGGCAGGCCGGGATCGGTGTCGCGGTGATCGATCACGACGCCTTTGTTCGCGGGCAGGCGGACGGGACGGCGGTCGGCAGGGTCCCCGAGGGTGCGGATGCGGTTTATCGGGGGTGGATGCTGCGGAGTGAGCAGTACGCAGCATTGGTGCGTGCCGTCGCGGGTCGCGGTGTGAGTCTGCGGACCAGCCCCGAGCAGTACCGGCGGGCACATGAGCTTCCTGGTTGGTACTCCGCGATTGAGGGCCACACTCCCGAGTCGGTGTGGACTTCCGGCGACGATCGCCGCGACTTCCTCCAAGCGTGCACGGCCCTCGGCGCCGGCCCGGCGGTGCTTCGTGACTACAGCAAGTCGATGAAGCATTATTGGCATAAGGCGTCATTCATCCCGGACGTGGCTGATCGCGACGCGGCATGGCGGGTGGCCAGCCGGTTTCGGCAGTTGCGTGGTGACGACTACGCCGGCGGCTTTGTGCTGCGCCGGTTCGAGTCGTTCGTCGGGGCGGAGGTGCGGACCTGGTGGGTCGAGGGTTCCTGCCGCCTGGTCACCGCGCACCCGGATACCCCGGAGCACCAGCCAGCCGCGGAGTTCGACCTGACGGCCGTGGAAGCTTCGGTGCGGGCCTTGGACCTGCCGTTCGTGACGGCGGATTTCGCACTGCGTGACGATGGTCGGTGGCGAATCGTCGAGATCGGCGACGGCCAGGTTAGCGACCGGCCACGCAGCACCCCGGCTGCCGAGCTGATCGCGGCTCTCAACATCGAGGACCGCTGA
- a CDS encoding GNAT family N-acetyltransferase, with the protein MPELIVRDMTRNEFEEWRDGTIRSFADEQVAAGNWSADEALELATKANDVLLPDGFATAGMLFLRAVLPDGTYVGVSWLGLTHPRGAPDCAFIYDIEIDEAYRGAGYGRALLAAAEDAVRSRGVGRLELNVFRDNVRAIRLYETSGYRVVTQQMRKSLN; encoded by the coding sequence GTGCCTGAGTTGATCGTACGGGACATGACGAGGAACGAGTTCGAGGAGTGGCGCGACGGTACCATCCGATCATTCGCTGATGAGCAGGTAGCAGCCGGTAATTGGTCCGCGGACGAGGCCCTCGAGTTGGCCACCAAGGCAAACGACGTCCTGTTGCCGGATGGCTTTGCGACTGCCGGAATGCTGTTCTTGAGGGCCGTGCTTCCCGACGGCACCTATGTTGGCGTGTCGTGGCTGGGCTTGACGCACCCGCGCGGTGCGCCCGACTGCGCGTTCATCTACGACATCGAGATCGATGAGGCGTACCGCGGAGCCGGCTACGGACGTGCGCTCCTGGCTGCTGCCGAGGACGCGGTGCGCTCCCGTGGCGTGGGTCGCCTGGAGCTCAACGTCTTCCGCGACAACGTCCGGGCGATCCGGCTGTATGAGACTTCCGGCTATCGCGTCGTGACACAACAGATGCGTAAATCGCTCAATTGA
- a CDS encoding sulfotransferase domain-containing protein yields the protein MTNPARYRSSEEDSGRWLAFPFRRGDIVISTRSKSGTTWMQMICALLIFQTADLPAPLALLSPWLDWLTAPQRQVYDHLAAQQHRRFIKTHTPLDGVPIKPDVSYIVVARHPLDMAVSLYHQSDNIDRERVRQLTGDPQPSSAPPARPSLRSWLVRWTERDRDPQEALDSLPGVLWHLTDAWRRRGEPNVLLVHYDDLLADLGGQMRRIAAWLGIEVPAERWATLVEAATFAAMRERAQVLVPDALGVLKDHQVFFREGRSGAGQALLSTEELSRYHRRAAEMAPPDLLAWLHRGR from the coding sequence ATGACGAACCCGGCGCGTTATCGATCTTCGGAGGAAGACAGCGGCAGGTGGCTCGCTTTCCCGTTCCGGCGCGGCGATATCGTCATCAGCACCCGCTCGAAGAGCGGCACCACCTGGATGCAGATGATCTGCGCGCTGCTGATCTTCCAGACCGCCGACCTGCCGGCACCGTTGGCGCTACTGTCCCCCTGGCTCGACTGGCTGACCGCCCCACAGCGGCAGGTGTACGACCATCTCGCCGCGCAACAGCATCGGCGCTTCATCAAGACGCACACGCCACTGGACGGGGTACCGATCAAGCCCGACGTGTCGTACATCGTGGTGGCGCGGCACCCACTGGACATGGCGGTGTCCTTGTACCACCAGAGCGACAACATCGACCGGGAACGAGTGCGCCAGCTCACCGGCGACCCGCAGCCCAGCAGTGCGCCGCCGGCACGCCCTTCCCTGCGCTCCTGGTTGGTGCGGTGGACCGAGCGCGATCGCGATCCGCAGGAGGCGTTGGACTCGCTGCCCGGTGTGCTCTGGCATCTGACTGATGCCTGGCGACGCCGGGGGGAGCCGAATGTGCTGCTGGTGCACTATGACGATCTCTTGGCTGACCTCGGAGGACAGATGCGGCGGATCGCCGCCTGGCTAGGTATCGAGGTGCCAGCCGAGCGGTGGGCGACGTTGGTGGAGGCCGCCACGTTCGCCGCGATGCGTGAGCGGGCCCAGGTCCTGGTGCCCGATGCCCTCGGCGTGCTGAAAGACCATCAAGTCTTCTTCCGAGAGGGCCGGTCGGGTGCTGGACAAGCGCTCCTGAGCACCGAGGAACTCAGCCGTTACCACCGGCGCGCGGCTGAGATGGCCCCACCGGATCTGTTGGCCTGGCTGCACCGAGGACGTTAG
- a CDS encoding tetratricopeptide repeat protein yields MGLFSRKSRDNRSDVEQSRATYQRALALFDQKRWSEAADGFAEAADADPGSSSCRLFLGVSLTNAGRWEEALEPLRACLDLRPEYSEAHNALGMALGKLGRFAEADEHIVHAARLGHPQAATTMRRRGIDYCRECHRPLHRTEPGTFDVNVISPKVGMQCTTCDEVFCVPCLLGDADSAFNVPCLRCGGELTVMELDR; encoded by the coding sequence GTGGGTTTGTTCTCGCGCAAGAGCAGAGACAATCGCTCCGACGTCGAGCAGTCGCGGGCGACGTACCAGCGCGCTCTGGCGCTGTTCGACCAGAAGCGCTGGTCGGAGGCAGCCGACGGGTTCGCCGAGGCAGCCGACGCCGATCCGGGCTCGTCGAGCTGCCGACTGTTCCTCGGGGTCTCGCTAACCAACGCCGGTCGGTGGGAGGAGGCACTCGAGCCGCTGCGCGCGTGCCTCGATCTGCGGCCGGAGTACTCCGAGGCGCACAACGCACTCGGCATGGCCCTCGGCAAGCTCGGCCGCTTCGCGGAGGCCGACGAGCACATCGTGCACGCCGCGCGCCTCGGCCACCCACAAGCGGCGACCACCATGCGGCGGCGGGGTATCGACTACTGCCGGGAGTGCCACCGGCCCCTGCACCGGACGGAGCCGGGGACCTTCGACGTCAACGTGATCTCACCCAAGGTCGGCATGCAGTGCACGACCTGCGACGAGGTGTTCTGCGTTCCCTGCCTGCTCGGCGACGCCGACTCGGCGTTCAACGTGCCGTGCCTCCGATGCGGCGGCGAACTCACTGTGATGGAGCTGGACCGCTGA